One stretch of Kogia breviceps isolate mKogBre1 chromosome 18, mKogBre1 haplotype 1, whole genome shotgun sequence DNA includes these proteins:
- the LOC131744521 gene encoding leukocyte immunoglobulin-like receptor subfamily A member 6 isoform X8, which produces MSAEACCPLQPEPCGNEGQGPGEGQFPFLWGCWGGSPVTGGPASQWTHPVGLSVPWAPRSPPAALPGPQGRDAMTPSLTALLCLGLSVGLSAQGPAGTLPKPTIWAEPGAVIPWGSPVTIWCQGTPGAREFRLHKEGSSAPWDRKSPLDPGDKGKFSIPHMTQSDAGRYHCYYLSRSVWSGRSDPLELVVTGAHSKPTLSALPSPVVTSGGNVTLQCGSRQGWDGFILTKEGEHKSSGILEAQLRLYGQTWALFSVGPVTPSHRWMFRCHGFNRDTPQVWSDPSDPLELLVPGVSGKPSLLTPQGPVVAFGQSLTLQCRSDVGYDRFTLSQEGGQALRQRPGRQPPAGLSQADFPLGPVTSTHGGRYTCYGGHNLASEWSAPSDPLDILVAGWFPGTPSLSVQPGPVVASGENVTLLCHSWSKTETFLLSKEGAARPPLRLRSKSRGGHYQAEFSLSPVTSAHNGTYRCYSSLSSDPYLLSHASAPLELAVSGGSEVGVLPPTEPGPQTGLTWNLNVPIGVSGACALLLLVLLVLLVLLVRHRGQGRRRQPDPEPEDRGLQSSSCPAAAAQDQALCEQKRCCPEGHTA; this is translated from the exons ATGTCCGCGGAAGCCTGCTGCCCACTCCAGCCTGAGCCCTGCGGAAACGAGGGCCAGGGCCCTGGGGAGGGGCAGTTCCCCTTCCTGTGGGGCTGCTGGGGTGGCAGCCCCGTGACGGGAGGACCAGCCTCCCAGTGGACACACCCTGTGGGTCTGTCTGTCCCGTGGGCACCGCGGTCTCCTCCAGCTGCACTGCCCGGACCACAGGGACGGGACGCCATGACCCCCAGCCTCACGGCCCTGCTCTGCCTCg GGCTGAGTGTGGGCCTGAGCGCCCAGGGGCCGGCAG GGACCCTCCCCAAACCCACCATCTGGGCTGAGCCAGGCGCTGTGATCCCCTGGGGGAGCCCCGTGACCATCTGGTGTCAGGGGACCCCGGGGGCCCGGGAGTTCCGTCTGCATAAAGAGGGAAGCTCAGCTCCCTGGGACAGAAAGTCCCCACTGGATCCCGGGGACAAGGGCAAGTTCTCCATCCCACACATGACACAGTCTGACGCAGGGAGATATCACTGTTACTATCTCAGCCGCAGTGTCTGGTCAGGGCGCAGTGACCCCCTGGAGCTGGTGGTGACAG gGGCCCACAGCAAACCCACGCTCTCAGCCCTGCCGAGCCCTGTGGTGACCTCGGGAGGGAACGTGACCCTCCAGTGTGGCTCACGGCAGGGCTGGGACGGGTTCATTCTGACTAAGGAAGGAGAACACAAGTCCTCCGGGATCCTGGAGGCACAGCTACGCCTCTATGGGCAGACCTGGGCCCTGTTCTCCGTGGGGCCCGTGACCCCCAGTCACAGGTGGATGTTCAGATGCCACGGCTTCAACAGGGACACCCCCCAGGTGTGGTCGGACCCCAGTGACCCCCTGGAGCTCCTGGTCCCAG GTGTgtctgggaagccctccctcctGACCCCGCAGGGCCCTGTCGTGGCCTTTGGACAGAGCCTGACCCTCCAGTGTCGCTCAGACGTCGGCTATGACAGATTCACTCTGTCCCAGGAGGGGGGACAGGCCCTCCGCCAGCGCCCTGGCCGGCAGCCCCCGGCTGGGCTCTCTCAGGCCGACTTCCCCCTGGGCCCGGTGACCTCCACCCACGGGGGCCGGTACACGTGCTACGGTGGACACAACCTCGCCTCCGAGTGGTCGGCCCCCAGTGACCCCCTGGACATCCTGGTGGCAG GATGGTTCCCTGGCACGCCCTCCCTCTCGGTGCAGCCAGGCCCCGTGGTGGCCTCAGGAGAGAACGTGACCCTGCTGTGTCACTCATGGAGCAAAACGGAAACTTTCCTTCTGTCCAAGGAGGGGGCAGCCCGTCCCCCACTGCGTCTTAGATCAAAGTCCCGAGGTGGGCATTACCAGGCCGAATTCTCCCTGAGTCCCGTGACCTCAGCCCACAATGGGACCTACAGGTGCTACAGCTCACTCAGCAGTGACCCCTACCTGCTGTCACACGCCAGTGCCCCCCTGGAGCTCGCGGTCTCAG GAGGCTCTGAAGTTGGGGTCCTTCCTCCCACGGAGCCAGGCCCGCAGACGG GTCTCACATGGAACCTGAACGTTCCGATCGGGGTCTCGGGGGCCTGCGCCCTGCTGCTCCtcgtcctcctcgtcctcctcgtcctcctcgtcCGACACCGGGGTCAGGGAAGACGCAGGCAGCCGG ACCCAGAGCCCGAGGACCGAGGCCTGCAGAGCAG ctcctgcCCAGCCGCCGCCGCCCAGGACCAGGCCCTCTGTGAGCAGAAGAG ATGCTGCCCTGAAGGACACACGGCCTGA
- the LOC131744521 gene encoding leukocyte immunoglobulin-like receptor subfamily A member 6 isoform X7, which translates to MSAEACCPLQPEPCGNEGQGPGEGQFPFLWGCWGGSPVTGGPASQWTHPVGLSVPWAPRSPPAALPGPQGRDAMTPSLTALLCLGLSVGLSAQGPAGTLPKPTIWAEPGAVIPWGSPVTIWCQGTPGAREFRLHKEGSSAPWDRKSPLDPGDKGKFSIPHMTQSDAGRYHCYYLSRSVWSGRSDPLELVVTGAHSKPTLSALPSPVVTSGGNVTLQCGSRQGWDGFILTKEGEHKSSGILEAQLRLYGQTWALFSVGPVTPSHRWMFRCHGFNRDTPQVWSDPSDPLELLVPGVSGKPSLLTPQGPVVAFGQSLTLQCRSDVGYDRFTLSQEGGQALRQRPGRQPPAGLSQADFPLGPVTSTHGGRYTCYGGHNLASEWSAPSDPLDILVAGWFPGTPSLSVQPGPVVASGENVTLLCHSWSKTETFLLSKEGAARPPLRLRSKSRGGHYQAEFSLSPVTSAHNGTYRCYSSLSSDPYLLSHASAPLELAVSGGSEVGVLPPTEPGPQTGLTWNLNVPIGVSGACALLLLVLLVLLVLLVRHRGQGRRRQPGAADPEPEDRGLQSSSCPAAAAQDQALCEQKRCCPEGHTA; encoded by the exons ATGTCCGCGGAAGCCTGCTGCCCACTCCAGCCTGAGCCCTGCGGAAACGAGGGCCAGGGCCCTGGGGAGGGGCAGTTCCCCTTCCTGTGGGGCTGCTGGGGTGGCAGCCCCGTGACGGGAGGACCAGCCTCCCAGTGGACACACCCTGTGGGTCTGTCTGTCCCGTGGGCACCGCGGTCTCCTCCAGCTGCACTGCCCGGACCACAGGGACGGGACGCCATGACCCCCAGCCTCACGGCCCTGCTCTGCCTCg GGCTGAGTGTGGGCCTGAGCGCCCAGGGGCCGGCAG GGACCCTCCCCAAACCCACCATCTGGGCTGAGCCAGGCGCTGTGATCCCCTGGGGGAGCCCCGTGACCATCTGGTGTCAGGGGACCCCGGGGGCCCGGGAGTTCCGTCTGCATAAAGAGGGAAGCTCAGCTCCCTGGGACAGAAAGTCCCCACTGGATCCCGGGGACAAGGGCAAGTTCTCCATCCCACACATGACACAGTCTGACGCAGGGAGATATCACTGTTACTATCTCAGCCGCAGTGTCTGGTCAGGGCGCAGTGACCCCCTGGAGCTGGTGGTGACAG gGGCCCACAGCAAACCCACGCTCTCAGCCCTGCCGAGCCCTGTGGTGACCTCGGGAGGGAACGTGACCCTCCAGTGTGGCTCACGGCAGGGCTGGGACGGGTTCATTCTGACTAAGGAAGGAGAACACAAGTCCTCCGGGATCCTGGAGGCACAGCTACGCCTCTATGGGCAGACCTGGGCCCTGTTCTCCGTGGGGCCCGTGACCCCCAGTCACAGGTGGATGTTCAGATGCCACGGCTTCAACAGGGACACCCCCCAGGTGTGGTCGGACCCCAGTGACCCCCTGGAGCTCCTGGTCCCAG GTGTgtctgggaagccctccctcctGACCCCGCAGGGCCCTGTCGTGGCCTTTGGACAGAGCCTGACCCTCCAGTGTCGCTCAGACGTCGGCTATGACAGATTCACTCTGTCCCAGGAGGGGGGACAGGCCCTCCGCCAGCGCCCTGGCCGGCAGCCCCCGGCTGGGCTCTCTCAGGCCGACTTCCCCCTGGGCCCGGTGACCTCCACCCACGGGGGCCGGTACACGTGCTACGGTGGACACAACCTCGCCTCCGAGTGGTCGGCCCCCAGTGACCCCCTGGACATCCTGGTGGCAG GATGGTTCCCTGGCACGCCCTCCCTCTCGGTGCAGCCAGGCCCCGTGGTGGCCTCAGGAGAGAACGTGACCCTGCTGTGTCACTCATGGAGCAAAACGGAAACTTTCCTTCTGTCCAAGGAGGGGGCAGCCCGTCCCCCACTGCGTCTTAGATCAAAGTCCCGAGGTGGGCATTACCAGGCCGAATTCTCCCTGAGTCCCGTGACCTCAGCCCACAATGGGACCTACAGGTGCTACAGCTCACTCAGCAGTGACCCCTACCTGCTGTCACACGCCAGTGCCCCCCTGGAGCTCGCGGTCTCAG GAGGCTCTGAAGTTGGGGTCCTTCCTCCCACGGAGCCAGGCCCGCAGACGG GTCTCACATGGAACCTGAACGTTCCGATCGGGGTCTCGGGGGCCTGCGCCCTGCTGCTCCtcgtcctcctcgtcctcctcgtcctcctcgtcCGACACCGGGGTCAGGGAAGACGCAGGCAGCCGG GGGCTGCAGACCCAGAGCCCGAGGACCGAGGCCTGCAGAGCAG ctcctgcCCAGCCGCCGCCGCCCAGGACCAGGCCCTCTGTGAGCAGAAGAG ATGCTGCCCTGAAGGACACACGGCCTGA
- the LOC131744521 gene encoding leukocyte immunoglobulin-like receptor subfamily A member 6 isoform X9 yields MSAEACCPLQPEPCGNEGQGPGEGQFPFLWGCWGGSPVTGGPASQWTHPVGLSVPWAPRSPPAALPGPQGRDAMTPSLTALLCLGLSVGLSAQGPAGTLPKPTIWAEPGAVIPWGSPVTIWCQGTPGAREFRLHKEGSSAPWDRKSPLDPGDKGKFSIPHMTQSDAGRYHCYYLSRSVWSGRSDPLELVVTGAHSKPTLSALPSPVVTSGGNVTLQCGSRQGWDGFILTKEGEHKSSGILEAQLRLYGQTWALFSVGPVTPSHRWMFRCHGFNRDTPQVWSDPSDPLELLVPGVSGKPSLLTPQGPVVAFGQSLTLQCRSDVGYDRFTLSQEGGQALRQRPGRQPPAGLSQADFPLGPVTSTHGGRYTCYGGHNLASEWSAPSDPLDILVAGWFPGTPSLSVQPGPVVASGENVTLLCHSWSKTETFLLSKEGAARPPLRLRSKSRGGHYQAEFSLSPVTSAHNGTYRCYSSLSSDPYLLSHASAPLELAVSESLASHPRDYTVENVTRMRVAGSILLGLGILLFQAQHGPGGTQDAARS; encoded by the exons ATGTCCGCGGAAGCCTGCTGCCCACTCCAGCCTGAGCCCTGCGGAAACGAGGGCCAGGGCCCTGGGGAGGGGCAGTTCCCCTTCCTGTGGGGCTGCTGGGGTGGCAGCCCCGTGACGGGAGGACCAGCCTCCCAGTGGACACACCCTGTGGGTCTGTCTGTCCCGTGGGCACCGCGGTCTCCTCCAGCTGCACTGCCCGGACCACAGGGACGGGACGCCATGACCCCCAGCCTCACGGCCCTGCTCTGCCTCg GGCTGAGTGTGGGCCTGAGCGCCCAGGGGCCGGCAG GGACCCTCCCCAAACCCACCATCTGGGCTGAGCCAGGCGCTGTGATCCCCTGGGGGAGCCCCGTGACCATCTGGTGTCAGGGGACCCCGGGGGCCCGGGAGTTCCGTCTGCATAAAGAGGGAAGCTCAGCTCCCTGGGACAGAAAGTCCCCACTGGATCCCGGGGACAAGGGCAAGTTCTCCATCCCACACATGACACAGTCTGACGCAGGGAGATATCACTGTTACTATCTCAGCCGCAGTGTCTGGTCAGGGCGCAGTGACCCCCTGGAGCTGGTGGTGACAG gGGCCCACAGCAAACCCACGCTCTCAGCCCTGCCGAGCCCTGTGGTGACCTCGGGAGGGAACGTGACCCTCCAGTGTGGCTCACGGCAGGGCTGGGACGGGTTCATTCTGACTAAGGAAGGAGAACACAAGTCCTCCGGGATCCTGGAGGCACAGCTACGCCTCTATGGGCAGACCTGGGCCCTGTTCTCCGTGGGGCCCGTGACCCCCAGTCACAGGTGGATGTTCAGATGCCACGGCTTCAACAGGGACACCCCCCAGGTGTGGTCGGACCCCAGTGACCCCCTGGAGCTCCTGGTCCCAG GTGTgtctgggaagccctccctcctGACCCCGCAGGGCCCTGTCGTGGCCTTTGGACAGAGCCTGACCCTCCAGTGTCGCTCAGACGTCGGCTATGACAGATTCACTCTGTCCCAGGAGGGGGGACAGGCCCTCCGCCAGCGCCCTGGCCGGCAGCCCCCGGCTGGGCTCTCTCAGGCCGACTTCCCCCTGGGCCCGGTGACCTCCACCCACGGGGGCCGGTACACGTGCTACGGTGGACACAACCTCGCCTCCGAGTGGTCGGCCCCCAGTGACCCCCTGGACATCCTGGTGGCAG GATGGTTCCCTGGCACGCCCTCCCTCTCGGTGCAGCCAGGCCCCGTGGTGGCCTCAGGAGAGAACGTGACCCTGCTGTGTCACTCATGGAGCAAAACGGAAACTTTCCTTCTGTCCAAGGAGGGGGCAGCCCGTCCCCCACTGCGTCTTAGATCAAAGTCCCGAGGTGGGCATTACCAGGCCGAATTCTCCCTGAGTCCCGTGACCTCAGCCCACAATGGGACCTACAGGTGCTACAGCTCACTCAGCAGTGACCCCTACCTGCTGTCACACGCCAGTGCCCCCCTGGAGCTCGCGGTCTCAG AG TCCCTGGCCTCACACCCCCGAGACTACACAGTGGAGAATGTCACCCGGATGCGCGTGGCCGGCTCGATCCTGCTGGGCCTCGGGATTCTGCTCTTTCAGGCTCAACACGGCCCCGGAGGAACCCAAGATGCAGCCAGAAGCTGA
- the LOC131744521 gene encoding leukocyte immunoglobulin-like receptor subfamily A member 3 isoform X6, giving the protein MTQSDAGRYHCYYLSRSVWSGRSDPLELVVTGAHSKPTLSALPSPVVTSGGNVTLQCGSRQGWDGFILTKEGEHKSSGILEAQLRLYGQTWALFSVGPVTPSHRWMFRCHGFNRDTPQVWSDPSDPLELLVPGVSGKPSLLTPQGPVVAFGQSLTLQCRSDVGYDRFTLSQEGGQALRQRPGRQPPAGLSQADFPLGPVTSTHGGRYTCYGGHNLASEWSAPSDPLDILVAGWFPGTPSLSVQPGPVVASGENVTLLCHSWSKTETFLLSKEGAARPPLRLRSKSRGGHYQAEFSLSPVTSAHNGTYRCYSSLSSDPYLLSHASAPLELAVSGGSEVGVLPPTEPGPQTGLTWNLNVPIGVSGACALLLLVLLVLLVLLVRHRGQGRRRQPGAADPEPEDRGLQSSSCPAAAAQDQALYAALKDTRPEEAEQLDHPVRPLLLSGPPKAFLLPNSVHWTRLCPRIPAPAASHADLSFRASWVVLLRLHPSRFLVTSWPLLRGPLSWLLVLCLTFWRCREAPRLRRICEKVNHLKVPSPPFLHSPKSGAQGEHMPPDPCPCCTCSRELTGWVRETICKEAGSVLECNVLIRKVKQEKVTECLGGQQVQRS; this is encoded by the exons ATGACACAGTCTGACGCAGGGAGATATCACTGTTACTATCTCAGCCGCAGTGTCTGGTCAGGGCGCAGTGACCCCCTGGAGCTGGTGGTGACAG gGGCCCACAGCAAACCCACGCTCTCAGCCCTGCCGAGCCCTGTGGTGACCTCGGGAGGGAACGTGACCCTCCAGTGTGGCTCACGGCAGGGCTGGGACGGGTTCATTCTGACTAAGGAAGGAGAACACAAGTCCTCCGGGATCCTGGAGGCACAGCTACGCCTCTATGGGCAGACCTGGGCCCTGTTCTCCGTGGGGCCCGTGACCCCCAGTCACAGGTGGATGTTCAGATGCCACGGCTTCAACAGGGACACCCCCCAGGTGTGGTCGGACCCCAGTGACCCCCTGGAGCTCCTGGTCCCAG GTGTgtctgggaagccctccctcctGACCCCGCAGGGCCCTGTCGTGGCCTTTGGACAGAGCCTGACCCTCCAGTGTCGCTCAGACGTCGGCTATGACAGATTCACTCTGTCCCAGGAGGGGGGACAGGCCCTCCGCCAGCGCCCTGGCCGGCAGCCCCCGGCTGGGCTCTCTCAGGCCGACTTCCCCCTGGGCCCGGTGACCTCCACCCACGGGGGCCGGTACACGTGCTACGGTGGACACAACCTCGCCTCCGAGTGGTCGGCCCCCAGTGACCCCCTGGACATCCTGGTGGCAG GATGGTTCCCTGGCACGCCCTCCCTCTCGGTGCAGCCAGGCCCCGTGGTGGCCTCAGGAGAGAACGTGACCCTGCTGTGTCACTCATGGAGCAAAACGGAAACTTTCCTTCTGTCCAAGGAGGGGGCAGCCCGTCCCCCACTGCGTCTTAGATCAAAGTCCCGAGGTGGGCATTACCAGGCCGAATTCTCCCTGAGTCCCGTGACCTCAGCCCACAATGGGACCTACAGGTGCTACAGCTCACTCAGCAGTGACCCCTACCTGCTGTCACACGCCAGTGCCCCCCTGGAGCTCGCGGTCTCAG GAGGCTCTGAAGTTGGGGTCCTTCCTCCCACGGAGCCAGGCCCGCAGACGG GTCTCACATGGAACCTGAACGTTCCGATCGGGGTCTCGGGGGCCTGCGCCCTGCTGCTCCtcgtcctcctcgtcctcctcgtcctcctcgtcCGACACCGGGGTCAGGGAAGACGCAGGCAGCCGG GGGCTGCAGACCCAGAGCCCGAGGACCGAGGCCTGCAGAGCAG ctcctgcCCAGCCGCCGCCGCCCAGGACCAGGCCCTCT ATGCTGCCCTGAAGGACACACGGCCTGAGGAGGCGGAGCAGCTGGACCATCCGGTGAGACCCCTGCTCCTGTCCGGGCCACCAAAGGCCTTCTTGTTGCCAAACTCAGTGCACTGGACACGTCTCTGTCCTCGCATCCCAGCTCCAGCAGCGTCCCACGCTGACCTCTCCTTCCGGGCTTCCTGGGTCGTCCTGCTGCGACTCCACCCCTCCCGTTTCCTGGTGACCTCATGGCCCCTCCTTCGGGGTCCCCTTTCCTGGCTCCTCGTCCTCTGTCTGACCTTCTGGCGTTGCAGAGAAGCCCCACGTCTCAGGAGGATTTGTGAAAAAGTGAATCACCTGAAAGTCCCCAGCCCCCCCTTCCTTCATTCACCCAAAAGTGGTGCACAAGGAGAGCACATGCCCCCGGATCCCTGTCCGTGCTGCACGTGCAGCAGGGAGCTCACCGGGTGGGTGAGAGAGACTATATGTAAAGAAGCAGGTAGTGTCCTAGAATGCAATGTCCTGATAAGGAAAGTAAAGCAAGAGAAGGTGACAGAGTGCCTGGGGgggcagcaagtgcaaaggtcctga